In one Populus nigra chromosome 12, ddPopNigr1.1, whole genome shotgun sequence genomic region, the following are encoded:
- the LOC133670139 gene encoding uncharacterized protein LOC133670139 — MEVLVSPQGQKYNLQTAAQKFSSGGSQKDLWHVVREGSLADVDLALALHKKNGGNINARNVFGLTPLHIATWRNHIPIVKRLLVAGADPDARDGESGWSSLHRALHFGHLAVASILLQSGASTTLEDCKSRTPVDLLSGPVLQVIRDGYNSVATEVFSWGSGANYQLGTGNTHIQKLPCKVDALHGSFVKLVSAAKFHSAAVSASGEVYTWGFGRGGRLGHPEFDIHSGQAAVITPRQVTSGLGSRRVKAIAAAKHHTVLATEGGEVFTWGSNREGQLGYTVDTQPTPRRVSSLRSRIVAVAAANKHTAVVSDSGEVFTWGCNREGQLGYGTSNSASNYTPRAVEYLKGKVLTGVSVAKYHTIVLGAGGEVYTWGHRLVTPRRVVIARNLKKSGNTPWKSHRLERLHVAAIAAGMVHSLALTDDGTLFYWASADPDLRCQQLYSLCGNNIVSISTGKYWAAVVTATGDVYMWDGKKGKDEPPAVTRLHGVKKATSVSVGETHLLIVGSLYHPIYPSSDDKSPQTQMVQVRDEIEELEEDCMFNDAESNHMSSVVEKDDSGQKSIPSLKALCEKAAAESLVEPRNVIQMLEIADSLGAEDLRKHCEDIAIHNLDYILTVSSHAFGSASPEILANLENLLDQRSSEPWSYRSLPTPTATLPVIINIEEDGESEVSRTRDNYSDKSTPRSVIDQQLNSFLQPKDDPISKQVRALRKKLQQIEMLETKQSKGHILDDQQIAKLQTRSILESSLAELGAPVETALVKASSSVSPDEKGSKKSEVSRKQRRKSKQQPEQREMPSAFTSTDAESSSVKNFMDVEVLQFPTNKEEETTFGGSVVNQTSKEIGFFVQKKSGSDLPKNKISSPAVSKKKNRKGGLSMFLSGALDEVPKDAAPPPPTPRSEGPAWGGAKVSKESASLRQIQDEQSKTKLNIPTRNKDQVEDHFDRSDGKVLLSSLMPSKPIPLVSVPASQASDAEINTPSWASGTPPLLSRPSLRDIQMQQGKRHQSISHSPKMRTHGFSVSTGQGSPSDSPGMNRWFKPEVDTPSSIRSIQIEEKAMKDLKRFYSSVKIVKNPS; from the exons ATGGAGGTCCTGGTTTCACCACAaggacaaaaatataatttgcaaaCAGCTGCTCAGAAATTTTCATCTGGTGGTTCACAGAAGGATCTGTGGCATGTCGTGCGAGAAGGATCATTGGCTGATGTGGATTTGGCATTGGCACTGCATAAGAAGAATGGAGGAAATATTAATGCAAGAAATGTGTTTGGCCTGACTCCTCTTCATATTGCAACTTGGAGAAACCACATTCCTATTGTTAAGAGGCTTCTTGTAGCTGGCGCTGACCCTGATGCTAGG GATGGAGAATCAGGATGGAGTAGCCTTCACAGGGCTTTGCATTTTGGTCATCTTGCAGTTGCAAGTATCCTCCTTCAGTCTGGTGCTTCCACTACATTGGAGGACTGTAAGTCCCGTACACCAGTCGATCTCCTGTCTGGCCCTGTATTGCAGGTCATCAGAGATGGTTATAATTCAG TGGCTACCGAGGTGTTTAGTTGGGGAAGTGGTGCCAATTATCAACTTGGAACTGGAAATACTCACATACAAAAGCTACCTTGTAAAGTTGATGCACTTCATGGCTCTTTTGTTAAATTAGTCTCTGCTGCTAAGTTTCATAGTGCAGCAGTTAGTGCCAGTGGAGAAGTCTACACATGGGGATTTGGAAGAGGGGGCCGCCTTGGGCATCCTGAATTTGATATCCACAG tGGCCAAGCTGCAGTTATCACTCCCCGTCAGGTGACTTCTGGTTTAGGATCCCGCCGGGTGAAGGCAATTGCAGCTGCTAAACACCACACTGTTCTTGCTACGGAGGGTGGGGAAGTTTTTACCTGGGGTTCCAATAGag AGGGTCAGCTTGGGTACACTGTGGACACTCAACCCACTCCTCGTAGGGTAAGTTCCCTTAGGTCAAGGATTGTTGCTGTTGCTGCAGCAAACAAACACACTGCTGTAGTGTCTGATTCCGGTGAAGTTTTCACTTGGGGTTGCAATAGAGAGGGTCAACTTGGGTATGGAACCTCTAACTCAGCATCCAATTACACTCCAAGAGCTGTCGAGTACTTGAAAGGCAAagttttgacaggagtttcagTGGCAAAATACCACACTATTGTATTGGGGGCTGGTGGAGAG GTTTATACTTGGGGTCACCGACTGGTTACACCAAGACGTGTTGTGATTGctagaaatttaaagaaaagtgGGAATACCCCTTGGAAATCTCATCGCTTGGAACGACTTCATGTGGCTGCTATTGCTGCTGGGATGGTGCATAGCTTGGCTCTAACAGATGATGGCACATTATTTTATTGGGCATCTGCAGATCCTGATCTTCGATGCCAACag CTGTATTCATTGTGTGGAAACAATATCGTTAGCATTTCCACAGGAAAGTATTGGGCTGCTGTAGTTACAGCTACAGGCGATGTTTAcatgtgggatggaaaaaaggGAAAGGATGAGCCACCAGCTGTCACTCGATTACATGGTGTGAAAAAGGCCACGTCAGTTTCAGTTGGGGAAACACATTTATTGATTGTTGGTTCCCTCTATCACCCTATCTATCCATCCAGTGATGACAAGAGTCCTCAAACACAGATGGTGCAAGTTAGGGATGAAATAGAGGAGCTTGAAGAAGATTGTATGTTTAATGATGCAGAGTCTAATCATATGTCATCCGTTGTAGAGAAGGATGATTCTGGCCAAAAGTCCATACCAAGCTTAAAAGCTCTTTGTGAAAAAGCAGCTGCAGAAAGTCTGGTTGAGCCACGAAATGTCATACAAATGCTTGAAATTGCCGATTCACTTGGAGCAGAAGATCTGAGGAAGCATTGTGAG GATATTGCCATTCACAaccttgattatattttaacaGTCTCATCACATGCTTTTGGTAGTGCCTCACCTGAAATTCTTGCTAATCTTGAAAATCTGTTAGACCAAAGGTCATCTGAACCTTGGAGCTATCGTAGTCTTCCAACTCCAACAGCTACTCTTCCTGTCATTATCAATATTGAGGAAGATGGTGAAAGCGAGGTTTCAAGGACTCGTGACAATTACAGTGACAAATCCACCCCAAGGAGTGTAATAGATCAACAATTAAATTCCTTCCTACAACCCAAAGATGATCCTATTTCCAAACAAGTTCGGGCTTTACGAAAGAAGTTGCAGCAGATTGAGATGCTTGAGACAAAGCAATCTAAGGGGCATATTCTTGACGATCAACAAATTGCAAAACTTCAGACAAGATCAATTCTTGAAAGTTCACTGGCTGAACTTGGTGCTCCAGTTGAAACAGCACTGGTAAAAGCATCATCTTCAGTATCACCAGATGAGAAGGGGAGCAAAAAATCTGAGgtatcaagaaaacaaagaagaaagagcAAACAACAGCCAGAACAAAGGGAAATGCCATCTGCTTTTACTAGCACTGATGCAGAATCCAGTTCTGTAAAGAATTTCATGGATGTTGAGGTCTTGCAATTTCCCACAAATAAG GAGGAAGAGACCACGTTTGGTGGTAGTGTGGTGAACCAAACTTCTAAAGAGATCGGATTCTTTGTTCAGAAGAAATCAGGTTCAGACTTGCCAAAAAATAAGATTTCATCTCCAGCAGTATCCAAGAAAAAGAACCGCAAGGGTGGGCTTTCCATGTTCTTGAGTGGTGCCCTGGATGAGGTCCCCAAAGATGCTGCTCCCCCTCCACCAACACCCAGAAGTGAGGGTCCTGCATGGGGTGGGGCTAAGGTTTCAAAGGAATCTGCTTCACTTCGTCAAATACAGGATGAACAGAGCAAAACCAAATTGAATATACCAACTAGGAACAAAGATCAGGTGGAAGATCATTTTGATAGAAGTGATGGAAAAGTTTTGTTGAGCTCACTTATGCCTTCCAAACCAATTCCTCTGGTGTCAGTACCAGCATCACAGGCATCTGATGCAGAAATAAACACACCCTCATGGGCTTCCGGGACTCCTCCACTTCTTTCTCGACCATCACTTAGAGACATCCAAATGCAGCAG GGAAAGCGACATCAAAGTATATCCCATAGTCCAAAGATGAGAACACATGGATTCTCAGTTTCCACGGGTCAGGGCTCGCCATCAGATTCTCCAGGAATGAACCGCTGGTTCAAACCTGAGGTTGACACTCCCTCATCGATCCGTTCGATTCAGATCGAGGAAAAGGCTATGAAGGACCTGAAGCGCTTCTACAGTAGTGTTAAGATTGTCAAGAACCCATCTTAA